A single genomic interval of Plodia interpunctella isolate USDA-ARS_2022_Savannah chromosome 16, ilPloInte3.2, whole genome shotgun sequence harbors:
- the LOC128676586 gene encoding riboflavin transporter 2-like gives MLESEGNAVIKPKRMILLDVLMACWGMSTWLGVNGMYVQLPLLVQELPEGWALPTSMTVAVSSANIGLIVYAALRRVVPRVLDSHYILGLLVTVTLSLFINAFVYTETAVVGTTERSVAFLILTFFVALVGCTSSVLFYPYLRHFRDIYLATYLVGEGLSGFLPSIIALIQGASGAPECIPSTDNTTIEAHYPPPRFEPKVFMLLLSGLAVISVVSFVFIDKTEKFSSEKNSKAIENHGSSEELKEKEPEGSEDEHSWYHPRWISLTILVVVLNALSNGAMPSIQSYSCMPYGNDVYHLAVTLSTMANPTACLVGVWLLASPRLLASLLLLAGLPFGFILSTALMSPTPPLIDTAGGDALVVMSWVILTAVISYSRMWTLSLGRHGGVGVMRSLGAFCQLGSLVGSLTLFAIVNYTDTFIQAPACPAL, from the exons ATGTTGGAATCTGAAGGAAACGCCGTCATCAAGCCCAAGCGGATGATTCTGCTCGACGTGCTGATGGCGTGTTGGGGGATGAGCACGTGGCTGGGCGTCAACGGCATGTATGTGCAGCTGCCGTTGTTGGTGCAAGAGCTGCCCGAGGGCTGGGCGCTGCCCACCTCCATGACCGTGGCCGTGTCCTCCGCCAACATCGGCCTGATCGTGTACGCGGCGCTGCGTCGGGTTGTTCCACGCGTACTAGACTCACACTACATCTTAGGACTACTAGTTACAGTAACTTTATCCCTGTTCATCAATGCGTTTGTGTACACAGAAACAGCCGTAGTCGGAACCACCGAGCGTTCGGTTGCGTTTCTCATATTAACGTTTTTCGTGGCATTAGTGGGATGTACTAGTTCAGTGCTGTTCTATCCGTACTTGAGACATTTCAGGGATATTTATTTAGCCACGTACCTGGTTGGGGAAGGATTGAGTGGATTTTTACCTAGTATTATAGCACTAATACAAGGTGCGAGTGGCGCCCCAGAGTGTATCCCGTCGACTGACAATACAACCATAGAGGCGCATTACCCGCCGCCGCGTTTCGAGCCCAAGGTGTTCATGCTACTGCTCAGTGGTCTCGCCGTCATCAGTGTGGTTAGTTTcgtatttatagataaaaccGAAAAATTCTCATCAGAGAAAAATTCCAAAGCGATCGAAAATCACGGATCCAGTGAAGAACTGAAAGAGAAAGAACCAGAAGGATCAGAAGACGAACACTCTTGGTATCACCCACGTTGGATTTCTTTGACAATTCTGGTGGTGGTTTTGAATGCTTTATCGAATGGAGCGATGCCTTCGATTCAATCGTATTCATGCATGCCCTATGGGAATGACGTGTATCACCTGGCAGTGACACTGAGCACGATGGCCAATCCGACCGCGTGCCTGGTGGGCGTGTGGCTGCTGGCGTCGCCGCGATTGCTGGCGTCGCTGCTGCTGCTGGCCGGCTTGCCTTTCGGATTCATCCTCAGCACAGCACTGATGAGTCCGACACCGCCGCTTATTGATACCGCCGGCGGGGATGCTCTAGTG GTGATGTCATGGGTGATATTGACAGCGGTGATCTCATATTCGCGCATGTGGACGCTGTCGCTCGGGCGGCACGGCGGTGTCGGAGTCATGCGCTCGCTCGGCGCGTTCTGCCAGCTCGGTTCGCTTGTCGGCTCGCTCACCTTGTTCGCCATCGTCAACTATACTGACACCTTTATACAGGCCCCGGCCTGTCCAGCGCTTTAA
- the LOC128676587 gene encoding neuronal acetylcholine receptor subunit alpha-10-like codes for MLRSADDRPQPARSPGAPVSANAMASIAAPVLFSLIALHGLAACRGQCSNVTQLSLALDTLLASYDRERAPVTPLAVAAVLDVRHAAVDDRASTVRLLADLRLFWQDERVKWNVTEWGCDSALVAAEQLWLPDVTLLNAAASGDAGDASLRARLNASGAVEWVVRLDARAPLDMALERWPNDEQSVSFMFTSKSHTLEELDLTLKPLPLTAVYQTGAWELLSVARSTAVWQEAAGARRRVLTWQLLLRRRAAGAAHAACAVLCAAVFLLLTAGLLPPKHRAPIAVTAALTAAFALVTWTLRLPPSSSCPLVLRAAAAVCVCATVACVGAALVQRVSLRTAPPPRLLCTLLSRVSTLCRLTSHQESESVSGDGGAGSGAWRAAALLLDRALLTVLLLTLLVALACSLAILL; via the exons ATGTTGCGGAGTGCTGACGATCGTCCGCAGCCAGCAAGGAGCCCTGGCGCTCCAGTTTCAGCAAATGCAATGGCGTCGATAGCAGCCCCTGTGCTCTTCTCCTTGATCGCCTTACACG GTTTGGCTGCCTGCCGCGGTCAGTGCAGCAACGTGACGCAGCTGTCCCTAGCGCTGGACACGCTGCTGGCTTCGTACGACCGCGAGCGCGCGCCGGTTACGCCGCTCGCGGTCGCCGCGGTGCTGGACGTCCGTCACGCCGCTGTCGACGACCGTGCCTCCACAGTGCGCCTGCTCGCAGACCTCCGGCTG TTCTGGCAGGACGAGCGCGTGAAGTGGAACGTTACGGAGTGGGGCTGCGACAGCGCCCTGGTGGCGGCTGAGCAACTGTGGTTGCCTGACGTCACTCTGCTGAATGCGGCCGCCAGCGGCGACGCAG gAGACGCGTCGCTGCGCGCGCGTCTGAACGCGTCGGGCGCGGTGGAGTGGGTCGTGAGGCTGGACGCGCGCGCGCCCCTGGACATGGCTCTTGAGCGCTGGCCCAATGACGAGCAGAGTGTCTCCTTCATGTTCACCTCTAAGTCGCACACCTTGGAAGAACTTGACCTCACTCTTAAACCTTTACCG TTGACGGCAGTTTACCAAACGGGTGCGTGGGAGTTGTTATCAGTGGCGCGATCCACCGCGGTGTGGCAGGAAGCGGCGGGCGCGCGCCGGCGCGTGCTGACCTGGCAGTTGCTCCTGCGCCGGCGCGCCGCGGGAGCCGCACACGCAGCCTGCGCCGTGCTGTGCGCCGCAGTGTTCTTACTGCTCACCGCTGGTCTCCTGCCACCTAAACATCGAGCGCCCATCGCTGTGACAGCTGCTTTGACTGCTGCATTCGC ATTGGTGACCTGGACATTGCGCCTTCCGCCATCATCATCTTGCCCACTGGTGCTGCGCGCGGCGGCCGCGGTGTGCGTCTGCGCAACCGTGGCATGCGTCGGCGCAGCGCTCGTGCAACGAGTGTCGCTGCGAACCGCGCCACCGCCGAGATTACTCTGCACATTGCTCTCTAGAGTCTCTACCTTATGTAGGCTTACTTCCCATCAG GAGAGTGAGTCAGTGTCGGGCGATGGCGGGGCGGGCAGCGGAGCGTGGCGCGCCGCCGCTCTGCTGCTGGACCGAGCGCTGTTGACCGTGCTACTGCTCACGTTGCTCGTCGCGCTCGCTTGCTCGCTCGCCATCCTACTCTAG